In Dehalococcoidia bacterium, the sequence GCGTGCGCCGCGCCTGGGCGCTGCTCACGTCTGACCCGATCGCGGCGCTGACCGAGCGGATCCTGCGTCCCGACGCCGCCACCGTTGCGGACGACGAGCGGCTGCGCGCCTACCTGCGGGAGAACGTCAGCCACCTGGTCCACCCCGTCGGCACCTGCAAGATGGGCGCCGCGGAAGACCCGCTGGCGGTGGTCGATCAGCAAGGCCGCGTGCACGGGCTGGAAGGGCTGCGCGTGGTAGACGCCTCGATCATGCCCGATCTGCCGCGGGCCAACACCAACCTGACCACGATCATGATCGGCGAACGCGTGGCGGAGTGGCTGCGGTAAGTGCGGCCCTCAACCTCACCCCCGTGATCTTCCACTGGTCCTTCTCCCAATACTGGAGAGAAGGAGAGGGACGATCCGGAGGAGGAAGTTCCGGAATGGCGCTGGGTTAGCGCATTCGTGCAGGGGCGCGTGGCGGGCGGCCGTCGCGCTCGCAGGCGCGAGGGACGGGGCCGGGGCCATCAGCCGCGCGGCCGGCCCCGCGCGAGGTGCAGTGTGAGGCCGCCGAGCAGGAGCAAGACGCCACCCACGGCAAGGCCGAGTTCGACCAGCGAGAGATCGTCGCCGTTCACGGGGAGCTGAGCGGGTGAGCGCGCCAGCGCCGTCGCCGCAGATATGGGTGCGGCCGCGACCGGGCGCGGCGCAGCGGCGACTGCAGGAGCAGACGTGGCCGCGCTGACGCTGGCCGCCGGCACGGCAGGGGCGCGGGTGGCGGCTGCCGTAGGCGGTGTCGTGGCGACGGCGGATGCGGCCGCTGCCCTGCCGCTGGGTGTGCCGCTGGCGGCGGCAACCGGCACTGAGGACGCGGACGGCGAACCGGCGAACGCCGCCAGCGTTGCAGCAGCGGCGGTGCCCTGCGTTTGGCGCACCACGGCACGGTTGCCGGCGCTGCCTCCGGGCAGGCCCGCGCCCCGCACGACGAACACGATGGCTACCAGCGAGACGACCGCGAGCAGCGCCGCGCCGATCAGCGCCGGGCGCAGGCCGCCGCCCTGCAGCCAGGTCCAGAGCGCGGCCAGCCGCCCGCGCGGCGCACCCGCGGGCGCCATGAGCGGAGCGGCGGCGGCGGCGGCGCGAATGCGCGATTCGATGCCGGCCCAGGCGCCCGCGGGCGGGGTTGCCAACGGCAGCGCATGCGGCAGCAGACCGGCGGCCGCGCCGTACTCGGCCAGCAGGCGGCGGCTGAGCACGGTTCAGCCAGCCGGCACAATCTCCGTGGCTGTCACCATTCTGTCATCGGCCGATGGTACGTTCCCGGCGCTGCAGTGGTGGGTAGCCGGGCAGACACGCTGCACTCGGTGCGGATATGCCGCGCTTCTCCTCGCGCACTCGGCGGCACCGGCCGCCGGAGCCGGCCGATGGCTGGTACAGCCTGCATGGCCGTGCCGCGGCGCTGGCGCTGATCGCCGTGCTCGCGCTCGCAGCCTTGCTGGTGCTGCTGGTGGTCTTGTTGCCCGTGTTATGAACGCGGGCAGCGGGCAAAACGGCGCAGCGGCATCGGTTCGCCGCTCAGCCGCCGGCGCCGCGCCCGCCGTATGCTGAGCTGCACACAGCTTCGCCGCGAGGAGGCACGGCCGGTGCCCGCCAATGAGTATCGCTTCATCACGCGCTGGCGCCTGACGGGCGCGATCGAGGAGGTCGCCGCGATCCTGGGCGACCCGCTGGACCTGCCGCGCTGGTGGCCCGCGGTCTACCTGGCCGTGCACGAGCTGGCGCCGGGCGATGCGCGGGGCCTTGGCCGCGTGGTCGACCTCCACACCAGGGGCTGGCTGCCCTACACGCTGCGCTGGCGATTCCAGGTAACGGAGCTCGACCCGCCGCGCCGTATCGCCCTCGACGCGAGCGGTGATTTCGTCGGCCGCGGCGTCTGGACGCTGGAGCAGGACGGAGAGACGGCGTCGCGGCGACTGAAGGGGACGCCGAAGCAGCGCATTCCCCGATTCCCTATTCCCTACCCGCCGGCGTGCGCGGGCGCGAAGACGACGAGCAACGCCAGTTCCTCGCTGATCGCCAGGAAGCGGTGCTCCACCCGCGCGGCCACGTAGATTGTGTCGCCGGGGCCGATCGGGCACTCTTCGCCGGCCACACGCACGCGGGCGCGGCCGCGCAGCACGTGATAGATCTCGTCCTCGGCGTGCGGCTGCTGGGGATCCTCGGCGCCGGCGGGCAGCACGTAGAGGCCGGCGCTCAGCGCCGGCACGCGCAGAAACTCGTGATAGAGACGGCCGCCCTGCCGCTGCGCGGCGTCCAGCTCCTCCGGGGGAAAGACCTCCACGGCTTCGCTCCTCGTGCCGCCGGCTTGCGGGCCGGGGCAGCTTGCAGTATCGCACGCGGCCATAGACGCCAGGGAAACGGTGGCAGTCAGGTTACAACTCGCTCCGATAGCTACAGAATTGACCGAAACTCCGTGCAAGATCCTTTACACGATGCCGTAACATCGAATTCGGTTCAGCGTTATAAACATGCCGAGCGCGCGCGTTCGGCGCCGCAGCCGCGAGCGCCGCTCGCCAGCGTCGCTCCGCGTCTGCTCAGCCTAGCCGGAAAGAGGCTTCGCGCCGTGCTTCTGCACGGCGCCCTGTCCCCGCGTAGCCGACCGGCAGAGAGCAATAGGCACGGCGCCGCCGTACCTCTTCGCCTCTGACGGCGAAGAGATCGGAGGCGATGCCGGCCTCACGCCCCTCACAATCCGCGGCTGGTCCCCGCAGGTGCCTGCGCTATCCGGCGCCCGTTCATGCGCGCCCTGCCTGGCCATCTCCTGCGACGCTGTTCAGGCAGCGTGGGCGCTGTCCTTGCCCGTGCCGCGACGGCGCGGGAGCCAGCGTGTTCGGCGCCAGCTGGATCCGCACCAGACATGCACACGGCATACACGCACAGGGAGAACCTCCATGAGACGCCTGTTCCTCGTCTGTGCGGCGCTCGCGCTCGTCTTCATGGCGCTGCCGCTGATCGCCGCCGACTCCCCTGCACGGGCGCAAACCCAGCCCACGGCGACTCCTCCACCTCCCACCACACCCGATCAGGAAGCGCTGCGGCAGCAGCTAGGCGGCTTCCTCAGCGGCCTGCAAGATGTCATCAATACCATGAAAGCGAACCCCGCCACGGCGCAGGCGCTGGTGGCCACGGGCAGCGACCCGAGCGGCCAGCTCACCGCCGCGCAGCAGCAGGTGCCGCAGCTCACCTCCACCGACCTGGCGGCGCTGCAGACGGCGGTTTCACAGAACCCAAACTGGCAGCAGATCCCAGGAGAGCTGAAGGCCGCCGTCAGCGTCGGCGGCCACGCCGGCGCGCTGCCGGCGCTGGGCGTGCCTGGGCTGCGCACGCTCGCCACGCGCGCGCCGGCGCCCGCCTCCGGGCCCTCTGTGCAGCGGTCGCGGTTCCTCGCCTTCGTGCGCAGCTACAACGGTGCGCCCGCGCCGGCCAACCGCGGGAGCGCGCTCGATGCCTTCAACCCGTTCCACCCCAACGCCGCGCCGACCACGCTGGACGACACGCAGGGCACCTTCGTCGACAGCTGCGAGAGTAGCACCGGCGGCACGGCGCCCAACTTCAAGGCCAGCGAGCTGTTCAACGACGCGTTCATCGCCAACCAGGTGCAGAGCGCGATCCAGGCGATCATGCTGGCCACACCGGGCGTGTTCGCCGCCTTCATCGGGGTGGACGTGCCCACCGGCGTGAAGATCGCCGAGGCCGCGGCCTGGGGCGTCGCCAACGTCGCCTTCCTCGTGCTCTCGCAGCTCGACGCGATCGCGCTCGACTGCGCCCAGAATTACTTCCAGGGGATTCAGACCGCCACCTTCCCCACCGATCCGAACAACAGCAGCAGTGTCGTGGCCGGTTCGTCGGAACAGAGCGTGCTGGACCTGATCAACAAGGCCACCGGCACGCAGCAACAGATCACCAACGTGCAGAAGACGACCGACACGATCGAGAACTGCCAGATCCAGGGCAAGACCAGCGGTGCGCCGCAGGCGGGACCGAACTGCGCGCCGGGCTTGCTCGCGCAGGCTGACACGCTGAACAGCACACTGACCACGGACAACAGCCAGGTCGACGAGATCCAGGACGACACGCAGGTCACGCAGACCTACGTCAACGCGCTGGACAACACCGAAAACACGATCCTGACCAAGGCGAAGCAGGCGATCACCAACCTGAACGCCTTCCAGACGCTCCAGGTGCAGATGGAGATCGAGGCGAACCTGAGCCTGCACGGCAACAACCCGATCGGGCTGTTCGAGACGCCGAAGGCCCAGGGCGGCTACCTGGAGATCGTGCACGACATCGTCAAGACCGAGATCCAGAACGAGATCGCCACGGGCAAGGGCGTGTTCAACGCGCAGTCCTATCTCGCGCAGGGCGAGGCGGCGTTCGCCGCGGGCCAGTTCAAGACCGCGTACAGCGACTACGCCAAGGCCTATCAAGATGCCACGAAGTAATACGCGACGCTTCGACGAGCAGGTCACCCGCGTGATCAGGAGAACAGCCATGAGACGCTGGTTGGTTATCGTCGCGGCCGTCGCGCTGATCGGTGCCGCGCTGCCGCTGATCGCGGCCGATTCGCCCGCGGCGCAGGGCGCCGGTCCGAACGCCACGCCGCAGGCCGGGCGTGGCAACGGCAACAACGCCTCACCGCCGACGAACGGCGACGACGAAAACTTCCGCAAAGACCTGAAGACCTACTTCGCCGGCATGCAGGACGTCCTCAACGCCCTGCAACAGAACCCGAACACGAGCCACCACCTGGGCAAGAACACGGTGCATGACCCCGGCTCGGCGATTAAAGTCGCGCAGCAGCACGTCGACACGCTCAATGCGAACGAGCTGCGCGAGTTGGAGAAGCGCTACGGCACGAACCCGGCCTGGCGCGACCAGCCGGCCAAGCTGAAGGCGTTGATCGACAGCGTCGGACCGGGCAACGGCGCCCGACCCGGCGGCGGGCGGCGCAGCAGCGCGCTCCCGGGCAATGCGGGAGGCGGCGGCAACACCCTGGCCAGCGCCATCCCCGACTACTCGATGCCCGCCTCGCTGACCGCGCTGTTTGGCTCGTTGAGCGGCACGCCGCTGCGGGCCGATGCGCTGGCGGTGGAAGACGCGCTGGCGGTGACGCCGGCTGCCGGCTTCCCCGAGCCGTACCTGGCCCCGGACTGCAACAGCCCCGGCAATGCGAAGACCCTGTTCTACGCCTACTGGGCTGCGGCCGACGCGGCTGCCATCGCCAATGCCGTCGCCTCCGGCGCGCCGGACGGCGCCGACTTCGCCGCGGTGACGATCATTGCCGGCGCGGCCTTCGGCGTGGCGAACGGTATCGCGATCGAGCTGCAGAAGGAGCTGACCTTCGCCACCGACTGCATCACCTTCGCCTTCAACCAGCAGTTGGTCAGCACCTTCCCGCAGGACCCGAACAACCCGGGCAGCTTCATTCCGGCGTCCTCGCAGATCAGCGTGAACGCGCTCGCCGCGCTCTCCGGCCAGATTCAGACGATCCTCAACAACGTGCAGACCGACGTGAACCTGATCACCCAGGACCTGGCGAGCCTGATCATCAAGCTCGGCACCGCGCAGGGCACGGCGACGCAGATCCACAACACGGCCACCACGCTGCAGGGGCAGACCGACACGCTGCAGAGCACCGTCGGCCAGCCCAACGACAACACCGACAACACCTCCAACGGCCTGGCGAACGACATCAACGGGCACATGGACACGTTGCTCGGCAACATCTCCGCCTTCCAGGCGCTGAGCATCCAGATGGAGATCGAGCGCAACATGGCCGTCTCCTCGCAGCCGTCGCTGGCGATCTTCGCCCTGCCGGCAGCGAAGGGCGGCTATCTGGAAACGGCGCGCGCGATCGTGGCCGGCACCATCGCCAACCTCCAGGCGGCCGGCCAGGGTGTCGGCAACGCGCAGCAGTTCCTGGCGCAGGGCAACGCGGCAGCCGCCGGCGGCCAGTTCGAGACCGCGTACGAGGACTACGCCATGGCGTATCAGACGGCGGTGCAGTAGGCGCCGTGCCGGCCGCTTTTCGGTCATGGTCGGCGGGCGGCGGGAGGGTACTACACATCCCGCCGCCCCCGAACCGGCAAAAGCGAGGATCGCGTGAGACACGAAAGAGAACGCACCCGCGGGGGGCGCGCCTGGCACGGCCGCTCCCGCTTCCTGCTGCTCGGCGCCCTGGCGCTCGCCGCGCTCACGCTGGCGCGCCCCGGCGGCCAGGCCGCCGCGGCCTGCAGCGTGAGCGTCAGCGGCATCAGCCCGGCGATCTCCTTTCAACCGGATACACCCGCGGCGACGATTACGGGCAGCTGCTTCCACAACAACGGCGACATTACCAGCGTGACCTTCGGCAGCACGGCCGCGGCGTTCAGCGTCACGGACGACGGCCACCTCGCCGTCACGGTGCCAGCGGGCACGACGGCGGGCGCGGTCACGGTCACGGCGTCGAACGGCTCCTCCTCGGGGACGACGAGCTACACCTACGCGCCGCTGCCGAGCGCCACGGGCATCACCCCGGCGCTGGTCTTCAACGACGTGGGCACGGCGGTGACGGTCAGCGG encodes:
- a CDS encoding SRPBCC family protein: MPANEYRFITRWRLTGAIEEVAAILGDPLDLPRWWPAVYLAVHELAPGDARGLGRVVDLHTRGWLPYTLRWRFQVTELDPPRRIALDASGDFVGRGVWTLEQDGETASRRLKGTPKQRIPRFPIPYPPACAGAKTTSNASSSLIARKRCSTRAAT
- a CDS encoding cupin domain-containing protein, with product MEVFPPEELDAAQRQGGRLYHEFLRVPALSAGLYVLPAGAEDPQQPHAEDEIYHVLRGRARVRVAGEECPIGPGDTIYVAARVEHRFLAISEELALLVVFAPAHAGG